GCCACTCCACAGATGGTTTCCCGACGCACACGGGCGCCGAGTTTCTGGACTTCCTTCGGGCGATTGCTTCGAGCGGCCCGGATGCGCCGCATCCGAATCCCGTGGAGCAGTACGTTGGAAGCCACCCGGCGGCGCTTGCATTTGTGCAGACTCCGAAGCCCTTCCCGACGAGCTATGCGCACGAGAGCTATTTCGGCGTGACGGCTTACCACTTCGCGAACGCCGCAGGCGAGACCCGATTCGGCCGCTATCGCATCATTCCGGTGGCTGGCAACGAGTACGTCGATGCTGCCGACGTCGCAGGTAAGGGAGCCGACTACCTGTTCGACGAGCTTGCCGGCCGGATCGCTGCCGGGCCGATCGTCTTCCGGATCGAAGCAACGCTGGCGAACGAGGGCGATGTGGTGGACGATGCGACGATTCACTGGCCGGCTACCAATCCGGTCGTTGAACTCGGCACGCTGACGCTTGATGCGCCGGTTGCGGACAACGCGACCGAGCAGAAGCAGATCATCTTCGATCCGATTCCGCGCGTGGATGGTATCGAGCCGTCGGACGATCCGTTGCTTGAGCTGCGGGCCGCGATCTACCTGATCAGCGGACGCCGCCGCCGCAAAGCCTGATCGAACGAGGGTGGTGCCTGGGCCGCCTGGCGCAGGCACCACGCCGGTGTGTCTATCTGCTTTCCGCGGTCCATTTACACTGGAAAGCGTCCTCCATGAAGATCCTTACGCATTGGCTCCGCACGTTCCTGCCCACCCTCCCCGTCGACGATCGCCAGCTTGCTGATGACCTTACCCTTCGCGGCATCGCCGTCGAAGGCGTTCACTTGGTGGCGGGCGGAAGTCTCTTCGAGATGGACATTACGACCAACCGCGTCGATGCCATGAATCATTACGGCATTGCGCGTGAAGCGGCCACGATCTACAACCTGCCGCTTGCGCCGCTGGATACTGCGCTTCCGAATGCCACCGCCGCCGCTCCGTTTCCGGTACGCATCTCGCCCGAGGCGGAGGCGTTGTGCGGACGCTTTACGGCGCGTGTCCTTCGGGATGTGACGATCGCTCCCTCGACGGGGCGGATCTCCGAGTACTTTGGCTCGCTCGGTCAGAAACAGATTTCGAACGCGGTCGACGCCTCTAACTTCGTGCTGCTTGCCATGGGGCATCCGACGCATGCCTTCGATCTCGACAAGATTCACGGAGGGATTGTGGTCCGGCTCGCTCGTGCGGGGGAATCGCTGCGCCTGCTCGACGGCACGACGCGGACGCTGGCGGCCGATGATCTCGTGGTTGCGGATGAGACGAAGGCGCTTGGGCTTGCCGGCGTGATGGGCGGATGGGATTCGATGATTACGCCACAAACGAAGAACGTCCTCGTCGAGGCGGCTTGGTTCGACCAGGCGAGCGTTCGCCGGTCGGCACGCCGGCATGGGTTGCACACGGACGCCTCGCATCGTTTTGAGCGTGGCGCCGATATCGATGCCGCGCCGGTCGCGAATGCCCTGGTGTCGCAACTCATCTTGCATTTGGGTGGGTATGTTGCGGGGGAACTGATCGATCTCCGTATTCCAGCAGTTGACGCACGGACGAGCCGTCGCCCACGCATCTCCCTGTCGGTCGCGGAGGTTCAGCGTCATCTCGGGACGACGCTTGCGCCCGAGGGGATTACCCGCGAGATCGTCGAGCAGTATCTGAAGAGTCTTGGCTGCGACTTATTTCCTTCTGGCGGCGACACCTTTGAGGTGCAGCTTCCGAGCTGGCGTCTTGATCTCGAGCGCGAGATCGACCTGGTTGAGGAGGTTGCGCGGGTCTATGGCTATAATGGCTTTGCCAACACGTTGCCCATGCCGCTTCCGGTGATCGAGTTGCCAGTTGCCTCCGCCGAGCGCGCGGTGAGGCAGCGACTTCTTGCCCTTGGCTTCTCCGAGTCAATTTCGAGCACCTTTGCCAGCGAGTCGGATGCCGCGCTGTTCTTCGAGGTTACGCAGGACAAGGGAACGATCCCGATGGAGAATCCTCTTTCCGAGGAGGCGTCGCTTCTCCGTCCGACGCTGGTTCCGGGAATGCTAACGATGCTCGCTCACAACCTAAACCGGGACGTGCGTGCGGTGCGGCTCTTTGAACAGGGGCAGATCTTCACCGGATCGACTGACCTGGTGGACGAGCAACCGAGCCTGACGCTTGGACTCACCGGAGCATCGGCGGCGACGTCGCTTTATTCGGCACAGGATGCTCCTTTCTTTGAACTCAAAGGCACGATCGAGTCCATTCTTTCGCTCTTCGCCGCAAACGCGGTCACGCCGGGTGAGAGCGCCGCGGCGGCTCTCGCGTTCACCACGACCGGACTTCCCGGCTGGCTGGAGCCTGGGCGGTCTGCGGTCGCTCACCTTGGGTCGGCACCAGTTGCGTGGTTTGGAGAGTTGGCGAAGGGGGAGGCCGCTCGGCGAAAGCTACGGCAGCCTGTGTTTCTCGCTGAGGTTGATCTGGCGAAGCTTTACGCACTTCCGCTTCGTCATGTCGCCGCTCGCGAGCTTTCCCGGTTTCAGGCGGTAGAGCGGGACTTCTCGTTCACTTTTCCTGACGTGCGGCCGTGGTCAGAGATCGAGGCTTCGCTGCGCGGGCTGGATATTCCCGCGCTCCAGAGCCTCAAGCCGACGGAGATCTTTCGGGACCGGAAGGGCAAGTCGGTGCCTCTCGGGCACTATGCTCTGCTGATTCGAGCGGTGTTTCAGTCGAACGAGCGGACGCTCTCCGAGGCAGAACTGACGGACTGGTGGAGCGCCATCATCTCCGCGCTGACGAGCCTTGGCGGAGTGATCCGGGCGCCAGAAGAGGCGACACAACGGTAGGACATTTCCCGGGATAGGTGTACGAAAAGCGCTATCAGGCTCTGCCCTAAGGGTTTCGATTACGCTATCCCACCATTTTGGGATTGTGCGATGCTGTTGAATTCATGCCGACTTTGCCCTACGATTCACCATCCCTTAACACTCCCGTCTTATTCGCCGGATATGGTCGGTCTTGCCCGCATCCAAACCCGCAAGGTGATCAACCTCCATGTCAACCACCGCGACACCAGCCGCAACCACATCCGTCCTCGATCAGAAGCTAGCCAATTCCAAGACCGGCAAGGCGGGCGGATACGTCTTCGCCGTCATGCTCATCGGCGGCCTTGGCTATATCGCGACGAAGCTTTCGCACGATCTCTCGTTCGTTCATAGCGCCTCAGTCTTCCCCTTCCTTCTGCTTGGTCTGGCCCTCTTCATCGCGCTTGGCTTCGAGTTCGTTAATGGCTTCCACGACACTGCGAACGCGGTCGCGACCGTGATCTATACCCACTCGCTTGAGCCTCATCTTGCCGTCGCATGGTCTGGTATCTGGAACTTTATCGGCGTCATGACCAGCTCCGGCGCAGTGGCCTTCGCGATCATCTCGCTTCTGCCCGTCGAGCTTATCTTGAAGGTTTCAAAGGGCTCCGGCTTCTCGATGGTCTTCGCGCTCCTCGTCGCGGCCATCCTCTGGAACCTCGCCACCTGGTGGCGCGGTCTGCCGGCGTCGAGCTCGCACACGATGATCGGCTCGATTCTTGGTGTCGGTGTTGCCAACCAGCTTATGAGCGGCAACTCCGGAACATCGGGCGTCGACTGGGAACAGGTCACCAAGGTCTTCAAGGCGCTGCTTATCTCCCCCGTCGTCGGTTTCATCATGGCCGGAGCGATTTTCCTCCTCTTCAAGCTTGTCGCTCGCGATCCCCGTCTCTACAAGGCTCCTGAAGGTACCGCGCCTCCGCCGTTCTACATCCGCGCGTTGCTTATCTTTACCTGCACCGGCGTGAGCTTCTTCCACGGTTCGAATGACGGCCAGAAGGGCATGGGTCTCATCATGCTCATCCTCGTCGGCACTGTTCCCACTGCCTACGCTCTCAACCACACCGTTGACCAGGGGCAGGTGCAGACCTTTGCCGCTGTCTCGACTGCCGTTGCTGGAGCCATCGGGAACTACGTCGAACCCGCCGCTGTCGCTGCCGACCCGGGGCCGCAGCTCGAGAAGTTCGTCTCGACCAAGAAGTACGATCCGGGCGTCATGCTTGCTCTCCAGTCGATGGTCAACGAGATCCGCAACCAGGCGGTCTCCTACGGTTCGCTCGGCAACGTTCCTGCCGAGATGCAGGCCAACGTCCGTAACGAGATGTACCTGACCAGCGAAACCATGCGCCTTCTGCCGAAGCTCGGGCCGAAGATGAACGATGCGGATGTCAAGACGCTCAGCAACTACAAGGGCTTCCTGGACAAGTCGACCAAGTTCATCCCGTCGTGGGTGAAGGTTGCGGTCGCGCTTGCGCTTGGCCTTGGCACGATGGTGGGCTGGAAGCGCATTGTCGTCACGGTAGGCGAGAAGATCGGGAAGACGCACCTCACCTATGCTCAGGGCGCTGCCGCCGAGATCACCGCGATGATCACGATCGGCCTGGCCGATGGCTACGGGTTGCCGGTGAGCACGACGCACGTGCTCTCGTCCGGCGTTGCGGGAACGATGGCCGCGAATAAGAGCGGCTTGCAGATGTCCACCATTCGCGACATTGCGATGGCCTGGGTGTTCACGCTTCCTGCCGCCGCGGCGCTGTCGGGGAGCCTCTTCTGGCTTTTCAACACCATTGCGAAGTAGCTCGACTGGAGCGGGCAGAAGAAAGGGCGAGCCATCATGGCTCGCCCTTTTCTTTGACTACGAACTGCTTTCCTTAGATGTGACAGCTGACCATGCCGCGCTTTTCGAGGTAGCGCTGGTGGTACTCTTCGGCCTTCCAGAAGGTCTCGGCGGGAACGACTTGGGTTGCGATGGGCTTGCGGAAGGATCCGGAGGCGTTCAGTTCGGCAATCTTGGCCTTTGCCTGCTCCGCCTGTTCGGGCGAGCGGGTGAAGATGACGCTGCGGTACTGGGTTCCCCAGTCGGGGCCCTGGCGATTGAGTTGGGTGGGATCGTGGAGGGAGAAGAAGGCGTCGAGAAGACTCTCGTAGCTGACGCGGGAAGGGTCGAAGATCAGCTCCACAACTTCGGCGTGTCCGGTGCGATCGGTGCAAACCTCTTTGTACGTTGGGTGGTCGTTGCTTCCGCCTTCATATCCGACTGCTGTGTCGAGGACGCCGGAAAGTTCGGCGAAACGGGCTTCGACGCCCCAGAAGCAGCCTGCTCCAAATGTTGCTTTTTCAGTTGCCACGCTTGTACTCCTTTGTTTCTCTTTGCCTGCTCGAGAGCCTGCGACTATTGGATGCGTCGGCGCGTCCGGATGTTCGATGCTCAAGGCGCGAGTATTGTCGGCGCTCGTTTGAACGAACGTCAAGGTAGGCGGTGGGGCCCGGCATGCCGAGGTTTTGACGGAGTCAAACCCGAAAACGAGAGCGCTTCCGGCTAGACGGCGCGCCGGGTTGGTTTGGCCTTGGACGCGAAGGTGCGGCGGGGAGGGCCTGTTGGCTTCTTCTTGGCGGGGGCCTTGAGCTGGGCGAACTCGGGCAGGTTCTTCTTGGGGACGACCTTTTTGCCCTTGCTGGCGCGGTCGAGAGCAGTGACTTCGCCGAGGGTAAGCTCGCGGAACTCGCCGGGAGGAACGTCGAGGCGGAGCGCGCCGTAGCCGATGCGGCGGATCTTCTCGACGTGGTGGCCGATCTCCTCGAACATCTTACGGAGCTGGCGGTTGCGGCCCTCGGTGAGAGTGAGCTCGTACCAGGGATTGTCGCCACCGCGCACGAGTTCGAGCTTGGCGGGCGCGGTGATGATGCGGTCGCGGCGGCCGCTGCGGACTTCGTCGAGGCGTCCGCGATCGATCATGATGCCGCGGCGGATCTGGTCGAGAGCGCTTGCGGGCGGGACTCCGGAGACCTTGACGAGATAGGTCTTCTCGACTCCGGCAGCGGCCTTCGAGAGGGCGTTGGCGAGTTCTCCGTCGTTGGTCATGAGGAGCAGGCCTTCGGAGAGGTAGTCGAGGCGTCCTACGGGGTAGAGACGAACCTGATCGCCGTGAGGGCCGGACTTGTGCTGCGCCATGAGTTGCATGACCGTCGGGCGCTTCTCGGGGTCGTTCAGGGTGGTGACGTAGCCACGCGGCTTGTTCAGCATGTAGTAGCGCTGCTTTTCGGGGCCTTTAAGGAGCTTACCGTCGACGCGGATGTGGTCTTTCTCGGCGTCGTGCTTCGTTCCGAGTTCCGTGATGGTGGTTCCGTTGACCTGGACGCGACCCTCGAGAATGATCTCTTCGGCCTTGCGGCGTGATGCGATTCCAGCCTGGGCGAGGATCTTCTGGAGGCGATCGCCCTTGGGTTCTTCAGCTGGCTTGGTTGAGGATTTGGCGGCTGGCTTTTGAGCTTTTTCGTTTGGCATGGTTGAGTCTTTCTGGGTTTGCGGCGCCTCGCGGCGGCTTTTGTGATTTATGATGTGGCCAAGAGGGTACACCCCCCTCCCATTGCCTTTATGTAAGCCTTTTGAAATGTACAGCTTGCAGGCGCTACAGGCTCGCAAGATATTCTAAACAAAAGGTTTACGGCTAAATATTAGTAAAGAAAAAACTTAGAGCCCAACATCGACTTCCATGGCCTCACGAGACGACTCGCGGTCCAATTCCTGGTGTTTCCAAGCGATGCCTAGGGATCAGAGAGCCATCGGGGAAGTGGCTGCCATCTCTTCTGTTTCTATTATAGCAAGGTGACCCAAACTTAAAGGACATTAGAATTCGCTTTAGAATGTTGCACTTGTACGATTTTGGGCTTGACAAGATTTGGCTAACGGCTCTCTGACTCCATCTGGTTGGAATCCAGATGAAGGAGTGCCCTCAGGAAGTCTCCGCCGGGCTTACCGCCATCACCGAAGAGGCGCTGCTGTACCTCGATGACGCGAGGAAGCGCCTTTCGCAGGACGTTTGTGCCTGCCTGAGTTACCTCGACGCGCTTGGCGCGACTGTCCGAGGGGCTACGCTGGCGGAGGACAAACCCTTTCCTCTCGAGCGTCTTGAGCATCTGGGAGATCTGCATGGGGTGGATGCCGCCGAAGCTGGCCAACTCCCTCTGGGTGACCGATCCTCCGAATCGGCCAAACCATGCCGCGAGGGTTAGCGTGACGAACTGGAGGTTGGTGAGGTCGAGCGGCACGAGGGCGCGGTCTACCTCGCGCTGGTAGCGAACGACGACCCTCCAGAGCACAAACCCGACGGCGTTCTCCGGCGCGCCGAGGGAGACGTCCTCGAAGAGATCGTGGATCGGATGTGGGTGGATCGGATATGCTGGTTCTCCCATGAATCCACTATAGGGCGGGCGAGGAAAGCTTCCAATCCGGATAGGGCAACCCAATAGTAAATATATTTATCGTATTTCCAAGGAGAAGAAGGAGGGGGAGTATGAGCAAACTCAAACTGAACATCGCTTTCTGGGATTACGATCGCACGCGCGCTCTGGCTGACGGCAGGGTGCAGATCGAAGGGGTCGAGAGCACGTTTTACAATGCGCCGATCGTGACGGAGATCTTCCGGGGGATGATCGGCGAGCGCAGGTTCGATATCTCCGAGCTTGGTATGACGTACTACCTGCGGACGTTCGTCGATGGGGTGTCGCCGTTTGTGGCGATCCCGGTCTTCCCAAACCGGGCTTTCCGGCACTCGGCGATCTACATCCATAAGGCGAGCGGTATCAAGAAGCCCGAGGACCTTAACGGCAAGACGATTGGCGAGCTTGCGCTCTACGGCCATGACGCGGGCATCATGCCGAAGGGCATGCTCGCGGAGGAATATGGCTTCAAGCCGGAGACGTGCCGGTGGGTGATCGGCGGGCTGGATTGGCCGCTGAAGCCGATCGACTTCGTGCCGCATACGCATCCGGCGAACGTCGAGGTCGTCGACATTCCCAAGGGCAAGGAACTTGGGGCGATGCTCGAGGCGGGAGAGATCGATGCGCTGATCTCGGCCGATGTGCCGAAGTGTATGCTCGATAACTCGCCGAAGGTGGGACGGCTGTTTGCCGACTTCGAGACCGTCGAACGCGAGTACTATGAGCGCACCGGGATCTTCCCGATCATGCATACCGTCGTCATCCGCAAGGACCTCCTTGTGGAGCATCCGGAGTTAGCGAAGCTGGCCTACCAGGGCTTCTGCGATGCAAAGAAGGCTGCTGTCGACGAGTACGAACACGGACTCATCTTCAACAGCATGGGTACGATGTTCCCCTGGTTCGGCAAGCTGGTCAACGCGGATCGTGCGCTCCTGGGCGACGACTGGTGGCCGTACGGGATCGAGGCGAATCGGAAGGCGCTGGAGGCGATCCTGCGCTATCACCATGAGCAGGGCATCACGGATCGTCTGTTTACGCTGAGAGAGATCTTTGTGCCGGAGTTGATGACGACGTAGTCAGCAGCTTCACTGGGTGTGCGGCGAGGGGAACGATCAGAGACTGTTGGTGTCGATGGCTGGAGTGCGCTGGAGGCCGTCGGGTACGGGGGCCAATGGCTGGTCCGGCGCGTACTCGTTGTCGCCCTCGGGGGTGGCGACGGTGTCGGGCGCGTTGTCTTTGGGAGAGTCAGCGGGTTCGATGGGCTGGTTGCGTGGATCAGTCATGTTGGGTGTGAGTGCTGGCTGACCCGGCGGGTTTTCCGTTCGGCTATTTTGGCTGGAGAGACGGCCTCGAGCCCTGGTCGGGGAACTCGCGCTCGGCCTGGTCGCGCTCGATCTGGTGGGCGAGTTCGGGGGCCTCGGTGGGGTCGTCGTCGGCGCCTGGGACGACGGATGCGGGCGGGGTGCCGGTGAGGCGCTCGGACGCGGGCGGGACGGGGGTGCCGTCGGGCGTGGGTTCCATGTCAGCAGCGGTGCTGAGTGGGGTGGGGTCGCCGTCGGCCTGCGGAGCGTGGACGCCGCGCTCGGCTTCGAGATCGGCGGGAGATTCGGGGGCGTGGTGTTCGGTTTGTGGAGTTGACATCGGGATCTCCTCCTGAACTTCTGTCTCGGCGAGCTCGCCGGCCATCTTCTCAAACTCTTCGATGCTGGGAAGCTCGCTCACGTCCTTCAATCCAAAGCGCAAAAGGAAGTCGCGGGTGGTTTTGTAGAGAATGGGGCGGCCGATGACCTGCTTGCGGCCGGCGGTGGTGATGAGCTTGCGGGTCATGAGCGAGCCGAGGACGCCGCCGGAGTCGACGCCGCGGATCTCGGAGATTTCGGGGGCGGTGATGGGCTGCTTGTAGGCGACGACGGCGAGAGTCTCGAGGGCCTGGAGCGAGAGTTTCAGCGGGGGTTTGAGGGATTTGACGAAGCCACGAACGGCGTCGTGGTACTCGGGCTTGGTGGCGAGACGGAAGCCGGAGGCGACTTCGCGGATCTCGAGGCCGCGCTCGGAGCTGGAGTAGTCGGCGATGAGCTCATCGAGGATGGAGCGGAAGTACTCGCGGAGGCGGCGGGCTCGGTCCTTCTCTTCGCGGGCGAGTTGCTTCTCATCCTTTTCGGGAGAGGCTGCAGGCTCGGCGGCTTGCTCGGCCGGGGGCTGGCTGACGGCGGCTTCGGCGGCGAGCTCGGCGAGGGGCTGCTCGCTGACGAGTTCGGGTGGGGATGGGGTGTCGTCGGAGTCTTCGGCCATCTCGAGGACGTCGCCGGCGTCGATGTCGTCGGAGTCCGGTTCGGGCTGGGGGGCTTCGGCGGGAGCGTCTTCGGGGTGGAGCGCGAGGTGCTGCTGGGCGCTTTCGATCCGGTCGAGTTCGGCCTGGGCTTCGTGGCTCAGCAGGCCGGTGAGCTGGGCGAGGGTTACGGGCTCCTCGGAGGCATAGATGACGGCTTCGATCTTGGCTTTCAGGCTCATGGGTCAGGTTGAAGTGTATAAGATCGGCGGGCCTGGAGACGCGTGCGATCCCACATCTCAGGAGCGAGATGTGGGGCACCCGGTTCGTGCGCTATCTAGGCGGCTGCTTCTGCTTCGGCGACCGTGGGGAAGACGCGGAGAAGGGATTTGACGCGGGTGAGATCGAGAAGGGCTCCGATGCGCTCGCTGACGCCCGCGAGGGCCATCCTGCGTCCGCCTTTTTCGGCGGAGACGTAGAAGTTCATCAGATGCCGAGGCCGGCCGAGTCCATGTACTCGCACTCGCTGAGGTCGAAGATGGCGAGCCTTGGGTGGATCTTTCTGAGTTCATCCTGCAGGGGAAACAGGTTCGCCAGGACGGCTGGGCCGACGACCTTGATGATCTGGGTGCCCGGGGCCACGCCGTCGGAGAGTTCGTACGTCATCGATTTATCGTGCATAAGCCTAGAAGAGTAAAAGAGGCGAATGCGCCGGAGGTCAAGACGACGTGAATTCTAGGGGGAATGTGCTGGGATCGTCGCGTGCAGGAGAAGGTTGCGGGATTGGGAACTTGTTTCGTGAATTAGCAAATGTTCCGATTGATCTCGGACTGATGTTGTCGTATATTCAGGCCATCGGGAAATTTAGCGGCTGGAGTCGTTTTCTGCTGGCCCGAACGAGTTGAAGTACACAGATCCCCGCGGATTGATCTCTTGGAGGAGACCGCGAGGACCTGAGAGCCGGAGCGGTTAGGCCCACGACTGTCCCCGATTATAGGGGCACGTCCGCGGCTCGTTCAACTTGCACAACTTGACGGGCTTCGAAGCGTTCGGAGGCGATTTTGCGCCATCCGAAGCGGCTTTGAGGCTGAGCGGTTAGTGAGCCCTCTTGCGCTTCTTTGCGTTGACGAGGCCGCGACCGAGCGAGAGAGCCCTTATGCGTAAGGCGGATGGATTGAGGAGAACGTCGATGAATCAGAGCAAACGAAGAAAGCAGGGAGCGGCAACGAGCGGGGAGGAGACTCAGCCTTTGAACGTGGCGAGTGTGACCGGTGTCACCCCAGTTCACGACCGGCTTGCCCGCTTCGACCGCTTTGGCGCTGCCGAGGGTGTGAGCTCTCTCGGTGGGCGGACGTTCCTGGCCGGGGCTCTGGCGGCGTGCGCGATGGTCGGCGGCGGACGCGACGGGCTGGCGTTCGGACAGAGCAACGCGGCTCCTACCGCGGCGGAGTCGAATCTGCCGACGGTGTCGTTCGCGATCCCGGCGGGTCCGCTCGATCAAGCCCTGAAGGGGTATGAGGCGGCGACCGGGCTGAAGGTGAAGACAGGCATCTCGGGCGACAAGCTTGCGGGGTTTACGACGGCTGGGTTGACGGGGACGTATCCGGAGGCGGAGGGTCTGCGGGTTCTGCTTGTTGGAACCGGGCTCCAGTACAGGCTCGACGGCAAGACAATGGTGGTGGGGATGCAGGCGCGGGAGGATGTGACCGTGCAAGCGGACGCGACGATGCCGCTCGGGCAGTTCACCGAGGCGCTGAAGGATACGCCGCAGTCGGTGACGGTGGTGCCGCAGTTCATCATGAAGGAGCAGGCGATCACGACGCTGCGGGATTCGCTGCGCAATGTTCCGGGGATCAGCCTTGCGGCGGGTGAGGCGGGCGCGCAGGGGGATAACCTGACGATTCGCGGGTTCACGGCCCGCAACGATATTTTTCTGGATGGGATCCGCGACTTCGGCAGCTACTACCGCGACTCGTTCAACTACGAACAGGTTGAGGTGCTGGAAGGACCGGCGGGCATCGAGTTCGGGCGCGGATCGACGGGCGGTGTGATCAACCAGGAGAGCAAGCGGCCGCTCGATCACAAACTCGTGAGCGGGGCGGTACAGCTTGGCACGAACCTCACACGCCGTGTGACGGTGGATGTGAACCAGCCGGTGGGAGAGATCGGCGGAGGCGGCGCGGCGTTCCGGATGAACATCATGGGCGATGAGGCGAATGTCGCCGGTCGCGACGTGGTGGAGAACAGGCGCTTTGGTGTGGCCCCCTCGCTGAGCTTCGGCATGGGGACGAAGTCGCGGGCGACGTTGAGCTATGTTCACCAGGGAGAGAACGATATTCCGGACTACGGCATTCCGTGGCTTCTCGATGGGCCGTCGCCGGCAAAACGCAGCGCGTACTACGGCTTCCGTCATGGCAACTTCATCAATACGCACGACGACATTTTGACGCTGCGGCTGGATCATGATGTGAATGAGCACGCGAGCTTCCGGAGCATCACGCGGTTCGCGAATTATCCACGGAACGCGCAG
This genomic window from Granulicella sibirica contains:
- a CDS encoding MarR family winged helix-turn-helix transcriptional regulator, with protein sequence MGEPAYPIHPHPIHDLFEDVSLGAPENAVGFVLWRVVVRYQREVDRALVPLDLTNLQFVTLTLAAWFGRFGGSVTQRELASFGGIHPMQISQMLKTLERKGFVLRQRSPSDSRAKRVEVTQAGTNVLRKALPRVIEVQQRLFGDGGKPGGDFLRALLHLDSNQMESESR
- a CDS encoding 4,5-dihydroxyphthalate decarboxylase; translated protein: MSKLKLNIAFWDYDRTRALADGRVQIEGVESTFYNAPIVTEIFRGMIGERRFDISELGMTYYLRTFVDGVSPFVAIPVFPNRAFRHSAIYIHKASGIKKPEDLNGKTIGELALYGHDAGIMPKGMLAEEYGFKPETCRWVIGGLDWPLKPIDFVPHTHPANVEVVDIPKGKELGAMLEAGEIDALISADVPKCMLDNSPKVGRLFADFETVEREYYERTGIFPIMHTVVIRKDLLVEHPELAKLAYQGFCDAKKAAVDEYEHGLIFNSMGTMFPWFGKLVNADRALLGDDWWPYGIEANRKALEAILRYHHEQGITDRLFTLREIFVPELMTT
- the pheT gene encoding phenylalanine--tRNA ligase subunit beta; translated protein: MKILTHWLRTFLPTLPVDDRQLADDLTLRGIAVEGVHLVAGGSLFEMDITTNRVDAMNHYGIAREAATIYNLPLAPLDTALPNATAAAPFPVRISPEAEALCGRFTARVLRDVTIAPSTGRISEYFGSLGQKQISNAVDASNFVLLAMGHPTHAFDLDKIHGGIVVRLARAGESLRLLDGTTRTLAADDLVVADETKALGLAGVMGGWDSMITPQTKNVLVEAAWFDQASVRRSARRHGLHTDASHRFERGADIDAAPVANALVSQLILHLGGYVAGELIDLRIPAVDARTSRRPRISLSVAEVQRHLGTTLAPEGITREIVEQYLKSLGCDLFPSGGDTFEVQLPSWRLDLEREIDLVEEVARVYGYNGFANTLPMPLPVIELPVASAERAVRQRLLALGFSESISSTFASESDAALFFEVTQDKGTIPMENPLSEEASLLRPTLVPGMLTMLAHNLNRDVRAVRLFEQGQIFTGSTDLVDEQPSLTLGLTGASAATSLYSAQDAPFFELKGTIESILSLFAANAVTPGESAAAALAFTTTGLPGWLEPGRSAVAHLGSAPVAWFGELAKGEAARRKLRQPVFLAEVDLAKLYALPLRHVAARELSRFQAVERDFSFTFPDVRPWSEIEASLRGLDIPALQSLKPTEIFRDRKGKSVPLGHYALLIRAVFQSNERTLSEAELTDWWSAIISALTSLGGVIRAPEEATQR
- the msrA gene encoding peptide-methionine (S)-S-oxide reductase MsrA; the protein is MATEKATFGAGCFWGVEARFAELSGVLDTAVGYEGGSNDHPTYKEVCTDRTGHAEVVELIFDPSRVSYESLLDAFFSLHDPTQLNRQGPDWGTQYRSVIFTRSPEQAEQAKAKIAELNASGSFRKPIATQVVPAETFWKAEEYHQRYLEKRGMVSCHI
- a CDS encoding STAS domain-containing protein, producing MNFYVSAEKGGRRMALAGVSERIGALLDLTRVKSLLRVFPTVAEAEAAA
- a CDS encoding catalase family peroxidase, yielding MPLPSDEKLLALANDLLAQFDAIFGLHPGFRPAHAKGTMLTGTFVPTPSAANLSKAPHLVNASTPVTVRFSSSTGIPMIPDNDPNGEPRGLAVRFHLGERVHTDIVSHSTDGFPTHTGAEFLDFLRAIASSGPDAPHPNPVEQYVGSHPAALAFVQTPKPFPTSYAHESYFGVTAYHFANAAGETRFGRYRIIPVAGNEYVDAADVAGKGADYLFDELAGRIAAGPIVFRIEATLANEGDVVDDATIHWPATNPVVELGTLTLDAPVADNATEQKQIIFDPIPRVDGIEPSDDPLLELRAAIYLISGRRRRKA
- a CDS encoding pseudouridine synthase, coding for MPNEKAQKPAAKSSTKPAEEPKGDRLQKILAQAGIASRRKAEEIILEGRVQVNGTTITELGTKHDAEKDHIRVDGKLLKGPEKQRYYMLNKPRGYVTTLNDPEKRPTVMQLMAQHKSGPHGDQVRLYPVGRLDYLSEGLLLMTNDGELANALSKAAAGVEKTYLVKVSGVPPASALDQIRRGIMIDRGRLDEVRSGRRDRIITAPAKLELVRGGDNPWYELTLTEGRNRQLRKMFEEIGHHVEKIRRIGYGALRLDVPPGEFRELTLGEVTALDRASKGKKVVPKKNLPEFAQLKAPAKKKPTGPPRRTFASKAKPTRRAV
- the scpB gene encoding SMC-Scp complex subunit ScpB, whose translation is MSLKAKIEAVIYASEEPVTLAQLTGLLSHEAQAELDRIESAQQHLALHPEDAPAEAPQPEPDSDDIDAGDVLEMAEDSDDTPSPPELVSEQPLAELAAEAAVSQPPAEQAAEPAASPEKDEKQLAREEKDRARRLREYFRSILDELIADYSSSERGLEIREVASGFRLATKPEYHDAVRGFVKSLKPPLKLSLQALETLAVVAYKQPITAPEISEIRGVDSGGVLGSLMTRKLITTAGRKQVIGRPILYKTTRDFLLRFGLKDVSELPSIEEFEKMAGELAETEVQEEIPMSTPQTEHHAPESPADLEAERGVHAPQADGDPTPLSTAADMEPTPDGTPVPPASERLTGTPPASVVPGADDDPTEAPELAHQIERDQAEREFPDQGSRPSLQPK
- a CDS encoding inorganic phosphate transporter, with protein sequence MSTTATPAATTSVLDQKLANSKTGKAGGYVFAVMLIGGLGYIATKLSHDLSFVHSASVFPFLLLGLALFIALGFEFVNGFHDTANAVATVIYTHSLEPHLAVAWSGIWNFIGVMTSSGAVAFAIISLLPVELILKVSKGSGFSMVFALLVAAILWNLATWWRGLPASSSHTMIGSILGVGVANQLMSGNSGTSGVDWEQVTKVFKALLISPVVGFIMAGAIFLLFKLVARDPRLYKAPEGTAPPPFYIRALLIFTCTGVSFFHGSNDGQKGMGLIMLILVGTVPTAYALNHTVDQGQVQTFAAVSTAVAGAIGNYVEPAAVAADPGPQLEKFVSTKKYDPGVMLALQSMVNEIRNQAVSYGSLGNVPAEMQANVRNEMYLTSETMRLLPKLGPKMNDADVKTLSNYKGFLDKSTKFIPSWVKVAVALALGLGTMVGWKRIVVTVGEKIGKTHLTYAQGAAAEITAMITIGLADGYGLPVSTTHVLSSGVAGTMAANKSGLQMSTIRDIAMAWVFTLPAAAALSGSLFWLFNTIAK